The stretch of DNA ATACCAGAGCATCCCCCAGGACGTGAGATAGCCGTCGAACGGCTCCTGAGTGACCTCGTCGAGCATCGCGTTGTACTCCATCGTCGTGACGTCGACGTCGAACCCGACCCGACCGAGCTGGGTCTGGACCGCCTCGGCGATCAGTGGCAGACTCCGGGCGTCGAACGTCGTGAACTCGATCGACAGGGACCCTCCGTCACGTGTTCGGACGTCGTCGTTCGACCCGACCGTCCAGCCGGCAGCCGACAGCAGGGAGCGGGCCCGGTCTGGATCGTGGGTGTACCCCTCGAGATCCGGGTTCGCCCACTCCGTGACGGACGCTGGGAAGGGCCCGACCGCGGGTTCGTCGACGCCCTCGAGGAGCGAATCGCAGATCACCGCCCGGTCGATGGCGTAGTTGACAGCCCGACGAACGCGTTCGTCGTCGAACGGTACCGACTTCGTATCGAACGTGAGGAACCTGATCCGGGGGATTTCGGGCGTATACACGTCGATATCGGCCGCCGATTCGAGCGAGCCGACCATCTCCGCCGGGAGGATCCTGGCCATCTCGAGCGCTCCACTCTCGAGTTTCATGCGACGGGTCTGGTCGTCTTCGACGATTTCGTAACGTACCGACTCAATCTCCGGGAGCCGTCCGTAGTACTCGTCGTTTCGGACGGCCCGAAGTTTGGACCCGGTGTGGAACGAATCGAAGACGAACGGACCGGTACTGATCGGCTCCGTGATGGTCCCGTCGCCGTCTGCGACGGCGTCCGGACTCAGGATGACCGCTTCGTTTCGCGAGAGATGTGCCGGGAGCGGCGCGAACGGGATGCCGGTTTCGACGGCGACTGTCATCTCGTCTGTCGCCTCGACGGTTTCGATCGGTACGTCCGCGAACGCCGTCGATTCGATCGTTCGGCGGAGCGACTCGACGACGGCTGCCCCATCGAGCGACGCACCGTCGTGGAACGTCACACCCTCGCGGAGCGAAAACCGCCAGTTGTGGTCGTCCAGGCGCTCCCACCCGGTCGCGAGACCGGGTGCCGGGTTGGCCTCGTAATCGACGCCGACGAGCGCCTCGGTGATACCGAGTCGCCGGAGGGTATGGCCACCGTCGAGGGGGTCCCTGTTCGCGTCCCACGGAGAACCGATGCGAACGTCGGCATCACCGTCGCCGCCCGAGAGACACCCCGCGAGCGCGAGTGTGCTGGCGCCGATCGTTTTGAGTGCGGTACGTCGATTCGTCGCGAGTCGGTCGTCGTCGTTCATAGTACAGTCGTTCGTCAGTCGGTGGTGGTGTTCTCGGACTCCGCCGCTCTCCGGCCGTCGATCCCGTCCTCGCCACCCCACTCGCCGGCGTATAGGCATCGCACTCGAGCCTCGCCGACGGTCTCGACAGTCGGTTCGACACGCGAACAATCCGCCTCGGAGACCGGGCAGCGGGGGTGGAACGAACAGCCCTCAGGCGGTGATGTGGGACTCGGCGGGTCCGCGGCGAGGGTATCGATACCGGTCCGATCGGTCCCGCGGTCACCCGGTATCGCGTCCAGCAACGACTGGGTGTACGGATGCGCCGGTCGCGAGAGCACCTGTCGGGCCGGGCCGATCTCGACGAGCTGACCGAGATACATCACTGCGACGCGATCGGCGACGTGGCGAACGACCTCGAGATCGTGGGAGACGAACAGGGCGGCGAACCCCAAGGCGTCTTGAAGGTCGGCGAGGAGGTTGAGTACCGTCGCCTGGGTCGACACGTCGAGCGCGGCCGTCGGTTCGTCGAGGATCAGTACGGACGGTTCCAGCGCGAGCGCGCGTGCGATCGCGACGCGCTGTTGCTGGCCACCGGACAGCTGGCGGGGGTACCGATCGACGTACTCGGACGGGAGGCCGACGAGCGAGAGCAGTTCGTCGATGCGGTCGCGCCGGCGGGATCGGGTCCAGCCGGCTTCGATCAGCGGTTCGGCGACCGACTGGCCGACCGTCCGCTTCGGATCGAGGCTCCGGCCCGGGTGCTGGAAAACGACGCCGAACTCGGCGAGCTGGACGTCCGTCCGGGTATCGACGCCGCCGACCTGATCCCCGCGGAGTCGGATGGTGCCGTTCGCCGGCTCCTCGAGCCCCGCGACCAACCGTGCGAGCGTCGACTTCCCACAGCCGCTCTCACCGACGAGTCCGACCGTCTCGTCGGCCCACAGTGCCAGGCTGAGGTTCCTGACCGCCGTCTCTCCCTCGTCGTCCCCGCGACCGAGGATTCGATCCAGCAGCGTATCGGTTCCCGCGTAGGATTTCGTGACGCTCTCGAGTTCGACGAGTGGTCGATCGGCCGTCGCCGCCGTCACCGCTTCGGCGTCGTCGCTCGCTCGCTCGTCGAACCGGGACCGAGCGGGCCCCGTGCCGTCCTGCGAGGGAGTCGTGGGTCCGCACTGTCCGTCGGCGGACGTCGCCTGCACCGGTTCCGATCCGGGCCTCGAGTCGACGCCGGTTCCGTGCATCGATTCCGGGGAGGCGTCCCGGGCCGCCCGAACGCCACATCGGGCGGTGTGGCCAGCCGTTACCTGAACGGCCGGTTGCGAGGTGTCGAGACAGTTCTCCGTCGCAAACGGACAGCGGTCGGCGAACCGACAGCCGGTCGAGGGTGGAGCATCGTCCGACGGCGTCCCTGCTACCGTCGGGAGCCGCGACTGGGGGTCGGATCGACGTGGGAGCGATCCGAGCAACGCTTTCGTGTACGGGTGGGCAGGATTCGAGCGAAGTTCGTCGGTCGGCCCTCGTTCGACGACGGCTCCGTCGTACATGACGACGATCCGGTCGCAAAGCGCCGAGACGACCCCGAGATCGTGGCTGATCAGTAGCATTCCCATCCCCGCTTCCGTATTGAGAGTGGCGAGCCGATCGAGAATCGCGGCCTGGGTCGTCGTGTCTAGCGCCGTCGTCGGTTCGTCGGCGATCAGCACCGACGGTCGGCGAGCGAGCGCGAGCGCGAGCGCGAGCATCGCTCGCTGGCGCATGCCGCCGCTGAACTCGTGCGGATAGGCGTCGATTCGCTCTGCTGGCTGGCGAATACCGACCGTCTCCATCAACTCGAGGACCCTCTGTCGCGTCGTTCGCGACCGGAGCCGCGAACTCGAGCCGGCCACAAGCTCCCGGAGAAACGGCTGGCGGTCCGGGTTCCGACGAATCCGTAGCGCCTCGGCGATCTGTTCCCCGACAGGATACGCCGGGTTGAGGGCCGTCGACGGGTCCTGGAAGGCCATCGCGAGCTCCCGACCGCGGAGTCGTCGCAGCGTCCGGTCGTCGGCCGTCGTCAGCTCCCGACCGTCGAACCGAATACTGCCGCCGACGATCTCGCCGGGCGCCTCGAGCCTGACGATCGATCTCGCGGTCACGGACTTTCCGCAGCCACTTTCGCCGACGAGACCGACGATTTCGCCGGGATCGACTTCGAACGACGCGCCGGTGACCGCGTGGACCGTTTCCGATCCGGTCTGGAACCGAACGCGAAGGTCGTCGACGGTGAGGGGTCCGCTCACGATCACGATCGCCTCCGCTGTCGGTCGTCGAGATGATCCGGATCGAGGGCGTCCCGCAGGCCGTCGCCGACGAGGGAGAACCCGAAGACGGTGAGCGCGATGGCGGTACCGGGTGCGGTGACGAGCCACGGTGCCGAGCGGAAGTAGTTCCGTCCGTCGGCGATCATCGTGCCCCACTCGGCCGTCGGCGGCTGTGCGCCGAGTCCGAGAAAGGAGAGGCCAGCCGCCGAGAGGACCACGGTTCCGAGGTCAAGCGTAGCGAGGACGAGCGCCGGGTTCACGACGTTGGGAACCAGGTGGCGTCTCGCGATCCGCCGCCATGGCGTTCCGTAGAGCCTGGCGGACTGGACGAACGGACGATCGTTCACGGCGAGAACGCTCGCGCGAACGACGCGGGCGTACGAGGCCCAGCCCACGATCGAGAGAGCGATGACGACGTTTCGCAGACTCGGGCCGAGGGCCCCGGCGACCACGAGTGCCAGCACGAGCCCGGGGAACGCGAGCTGGATATCGACGAGTCGCATCAGAACGCCGTCGACGAGGGGACCACGAGTGGCAGCGACCAGACCGATCGTCGTCCCGATCGTGAGACGAACGACCGTCGCGAGCACACCCAGCGCGAGCGACACGCGGGCACCGTAAACGAGTCGCGTTGCGACGTCGCGACCGAGCGCGTCCGTTCCGAGCGGATGTGAGAGCGACGGCCGCTGCAGACGCGCCTCGAGCGCTTGCGTCGTCGGATCGGTGGGAACGAGCACCGGTCCGACGACGGCGACGACGGCGAGGAAGCAGACGATCACGCCGCCCACACGGAGTCGATAGTTCGCGTGGAACGCCCGACCGACGCAGGAACGACGGAGTTCGCGCACAGCTTCGTAGATTCCATCGCGGAGGACGCGTGGACGCAATACCGAACGGAGGCGACGGGATCGACCATCACTCACGGGTGGTCACCCCGTCCCTGTCCGACGCGCGGATCGAGCACAACGTAGGCGAGGTCGACGAGCTGGTTCGTCACGACGAAGGCGACCGCGGTCACCAGGACGACCCCCTGAACGATCGGATAGTCGCGAGCGAAGACCGCATCGACGAGCAGCGTTCCGAGACCGGGCCGCTGGAAGACGATCTCGACGACGACCGCGCCGTTGAGGACGAACCCGAACTGCAGGCCGACGACCGTCACGACCGGAACGAGGGCGTTTCGGAGCGCGTGCTTGTACACCACGAGCCGTTCGCGGACGCCTTTCGAGCGTGCCACGTCGACGTACTCCGCGTCGAGGACGTCGAGCAGGGAGGTTCGGACGAGACGGGAGACGATCGCGGCCATGCTGGTTCCGAGCGTGATCGCCGGGAGCACGAGATGGTCGATGGTCCCGGCACCCGAGACGGGCGTTAACCCGAGCCAGAGCGAACTGATCAGGATCAACACGTACCCGAGCCAGAAGTTCGGAATCGAAACGCCGAGCAACGCGACGATCTGGCTCGTACGATCGATCCACGTGTCCCGATGAACGGCGCTGAGAACGCCAGTTGGAACGGCCAAAAGCAGTGAGACGACCATCGCCGCGAGTGCGAGTTCGAGCGTGTTCGGGAGATACTCGAGCAACAAC from Natrinema salaciae encodes:
- a CDS encoding ABC transporter substrate-binding protein, encoding MNDDDRLATNRRTALKTIGASTLALAGCLSGGDGDADVRIGSPWDANRDPLDGGHTLRRLGITEALVGVDYEANPAPGLATGWERLDDHNWRFSLREGVTFHDGASLDGAAVVESLRRTIESTAFADVPIETVEATDEMTVAVETGIPFAPLPAHLSRNEAVILSPDAVADGDGTITEPISTGPFVFDSFHTGSKLRAVRNDEYYGRLPEIESVRYEIVEDDQTRRMKLESGALEMARILPAEMVGSLESAADIDVYTPEIPRIRFLTFDTKSVPFDDERVRRAVNYAIDRAVICDSLLEGVDEPAVGPFPASVTEWANPDLEGYTHDPDRARSLLSAAGWTVGSNDDVRTRDGGSLSIEFTTFDARSLPLIAEAVQTQLGRVGFDVDVTTMEYNAMLDEVTQEPFDGYLTSWGMLWYPDPDRLAELVHSRETTLHHGYENGRVDSLLEEARERTDREERRERYDEIQSIVLEEAPVAFLTNYTNVVATASELGGYRPHPTENRYGLESIELESE
- a CDS encoding dipeptide ABC transporter ATP-binding protein, giving the protein MSGPLTVDDLRVRFQTGSETVHAVTGASFEVDPGEIVGLVGESGCGKSVTARSIVRLEAPGEIVGGSIRFDGRELTTADDRTLRRLRGRELAMAFQDPSTALNPAYPVGEQIAEALRIRRNPDRQPFLRELVAGSSSRLRSRTTRQRVLELMETVGIRQPAERIDAYPHEFSGGMRQRAMLALALALARRPSVLIADEPTTALDTTTQAAILDRLATLNTEAGMGMLLISHDLGVVSALCDRIVVMYDGAVVERGPTDELRSNPAHPYTKALLGSLPRRSDPQSRLPTVAGTPSDDAPPSTGCRFADRCPFATENCLDTSQPAVQVTAGHTARCGVRAARDASPESMHGTGVDSRPGSEPVQATSADGQCGPTTPSQDGTGPARSRFDERASDDAEAVTAATADRPLVELESVTKSYAGTDTLLDRILGRGDDEGETAVRNLSLALWADETVGLVGESGCGKSTLARLVAGLEEPANGTIRLRGDQVGGVDTRTDVQLAEFGVVFQHPGRSLDPKRTVGQSVAEPLIEAGWTRSRRRDRIDELLSLVGLPSEYVDRYPRQLSGGQQQRVAIARALALEPSVLILDEPTAALDVSTQATVLNLLADLQDALGFAALFVSHDLEVVRHVADRVAVMYLGQLVEIGPARQVLSRPAHPYTQSLLDAIPGDRGTDRTGIDTLAADPPSPTSPPEGCSFHPRCPVSEADCSRVEPTVETVGEARVRCLYAGEWGGEDGIDGRRAAESENTTTD
- the nikC gene encoding nickel transporter permease → MRELRRSCVGRAFHANYRLRVGGVIVCFLAVVAVVGPVLVPTDPTTQALEARLQRPSLSHPLGTDALGRDVATRLVYGARVSLALGVLATVVRLTIGTTIGLVAATRGPLVDGVLMRLVDIQLAFPGLVLALVVAGALGPSLRNVVIALSIVGWASYARVVRASVLAVNDRPFVQSARLYGTPWRRIARRHLVPNVVNPALVLATLDLGTVVLSAAGLSFLGLGAQPPTAEWGTMIADGRNYFRSAPWLVTAPGTAIALTVFGFSLVGDGLRDALDPDHLDDRQRRRS
- the nikB gene encoding nickel ABC transporter permease; amino-acid sequence: MLRAFLARLGSLGVVLAGVSVVTYGIVFLTPGDPAYTILREQQGRPPSDAQVAAFRGEHGLDEPFVVQYLSWLTDALQGDLGTSYYRSEPVTALLLEYLPNTLELALAAMVVSLLLAVPTGVLSAVHRDTWIDRTSQIVALLGVSIPNFWLGYVLILISSLWLGLTPVSGAGTIDHLVLPAITLGTSMAAIVSRLVRTSLLDVLDAEYVDVARSKGVRERLVVYKHALRNALVPVVTVVGLQFGFVLNGAVVVEIVFQRPGLGTLLVDAVFARDYPIVQGVVLVTAVAFVVTNQLVDLAYVVLDPRVGQGRGDHP